Proteins found in one Corynebacterium zhongnanshanii genomic segment:
- a CDS encoding sterol carrier family protein codes for MSPQLSGPELISATRDALERVLPWVRDPERVARPGRAEVAQAVRLSIALLGQSVPGHTLEVRVPPFAAVQCLPGPEHRRGTPPNVVQCSPVTWLRLLVGEETLMNSDAEVSGSRASELAKHLPLLRFRG; via the coding sequence GTGAGCCCTCAACTATCCGGTCCGGAGCTGATTTCTGCCACGCGCGACGCCCTCGAGCGCGTCCTGCCGTGGGTGCGCGACCCCGAACGCGTCGCCCGTCCCGGCCGTGCGGAGGTGGCGCAGGCCGTGCGCCTGTCCATCGCGCTGCTGGGGCAGAGCGTGCCCGGCCACACGCTGGAGGTGCGTGTCCCGCCGTTCGCCGCCGTCCAGTGCCTGCCGGGGCCCGAGCACCGCCGTGGCACCCCGCCCAATGTTGTGCAATGCTCGCCCGTGACGTGGCTGCGTCTGCTGGTGGGGGAGGAGACATTAATGAATTCCGACGCCGAAGTCTCCGGTTCCCGAGCCTCCGAGCTCGCGAAGCACCTTCCGTTGCTGCGGTTTCGAGGCTGA
- a CDS encoding aminodeoxychorismate lyase, which produces MSSHLPSQLVLDVLGTDTPHFVDADAPFIYSDDLAAVRGDGIFETLMLRDGDVKNVELHFHRFVNSSAMLDLDAPDRETWLKATELAAEEFTRRVEQARAHGEDVPNEAALRWVYSRGRESTGAATGWITISPAWPQLMKDRAEGVRVMTAERGFRIDLSQRSPWALVGAKTLSYAANMAALRYAKSHDFDDVIFVSDEGLVLEGPTSTVIGVDGKTLVSPPVEAGILPGTTQAALFKVAEARGWTVEYRPLTVEELTALDGVWLVSSVRVQARVTHVDGHEMPRPSCAEEIEAMAWEAVS; this is translated from the coding sequence ATGAGTTCACACCTTCCCTCCCAACTGGTCCTCGACGTGCTCGGCACGGACACCCCGCACTTCGTGGACGCGGACGCCCCCTTCATTTACTCCGACGACCTCGCCGCCGTGCGCGGAGACGGAATCTTCGAAACGCTGATGCTGCGGGATGGGGATGTGAAGAACGTTGAGCTGCACTTCCACCGCTTCGTCAACAGCTCCGCCATGCTGGACCTGGACGCCCCGGACCGCGAGACCTGGTTGAAGGCTACCGAGCTCGCCGCCGAGGAGTTCACCCGGCGCGTGGAACAGGCCCGGGCGCACGGGGAGGACGTGCCGAACGAGGCGGCGCTGCGCTGGGTGTACTCGCGCGGCCGCGAATCCACGGGGGCTGCCACCGGCTGGATCACCATCAGCCCGGCGTGGCCGCAGCTGATGAAGGACCGCGCCGAGGGCGTGCGGGTGATGACCGCGGAGCGGGGCTTCCGCATCGATCTGTCGCAGCGCTCCCCGTGGGCGCTGGTGGGGGCGAAGACGCTGAGTTACGCCGCGAACATGGCCGCCCTGCGCTACGCGAAATCCCACGACTTCGACGACGTCATCTTTGTCTCCGACGAAGGCCTGGTCTTGGAAGGGCCCACCTCCACCGTCATCGGCGTGGATGGGAAAACCCTGGTCAGCCCGCCGGTGGAGGCGGGAATTCTGCCGGGAACCACCCAGGCAGCCCTGTTTAAGGTGGCCGAGGCTCGGGGCTGGACCGTGGAATACCGGCCGCTGACCGTGGAGGAACTCACGGCGCTCGACGGGGTGTGGCTGGTCTCCTCCGTGCGCGTCCAAGCGCGCGTGACCCACGTCGATGGACACGAAATGCCTCGACCATCCTGTGCAGAGGAGATCGAGGCCATGGCGTGGGAGGCCGTGAGCTAA
- a CDS encoding acyl-CoA thioesterase → MTDTPNPAVTLRFLAAPTDVLMAGAMGVHGGRVLEWIDKAAYACATGWARSYCVTAYVGHIHFTRPIPSGHMVEVRSRIVYTGRSSMHIVNEVLSADPREGVFTRACDCLVIFVAMDENRKPKPVPTFTPTTEEEIRKERAALSRVQLRREIEEEMLRQNYTDNSTAPRVTHRFLAKPTDVNWGGNVHGGTAMQWIDEAATNVTMSWSGERTVAVYAGGIRFYRPVQIGDLVEVDARLIRTDARSMTVMVHLRAGDPREQIDELPTAIHASMTYVATDIDGNPLAAREYTPITDEDKALALHATTLRQLRKEYEPIPLVEPTPLDFKFLAE, encoded by the coding sequence GTGACCGACACCCCTAATCCTGCCGTAACTCTGCGATTCCTCGCAGCCCCCACGGACGTCCTCATGGCTGGAGCCATGGGCGTGCACGGTGGCCGCGTGCTGGAGTGGATCGACAAGGCAGCCTACGCCTGCGCCACCGGATGGGCCCGCTCCTACTGTGTGACCGCCTACGTGGGTCACATTCACTTCACCCGCCCCATCCCCTCCGGCCACATGGTGGAGGTGCGCTCCCGCATCGTCTACACCGGCCGCTCCTCCATGCACATCGTCAACGAAGTGCTCTCCGCCGACCCGCGCGAGGGCGTGTTCACCCGCGCCTGCGACTGCCTGGTGATCTTCGTGGCGATGGACGAAAACCGTAAGCCAAAGCCCGTCCCCACCTTCACCCCCACCACCGAGGAGGAGATCCGCAAGGAGCGCGCCGCCCTGTCCCGCGTGCAGCTGCGCCGCGAGATCGAAGAGGAGATGCTGCGGCAGAACTACACGGACAACTCCACCGCGCCGCGCGTCACGCACCGTTTCCTGGCGAAGCCCACCGACGTGAACTGGGGTGGCAACGTGCACGGCGGTACCGCGATGCAGTGGATCGACGAGGCCGCCACGAACGTGACGATGTCCTGGTCCGGCGAGCGCACCGTCGCCGTGTACGCGGGTGGCATCCGCTTCTACCGTCCGGTGCAGATCGGGGACCTTGTGGAGGTCGACGCCCGGCTCATCCGCACCGACGCCCGCTCCATGACCGTGATGGTGCACCTCCGCGCCGGCGATCCGCGCGAGCAGATCGACGAGCTGCCGACCGCGATCCACGCGTCCATGACCTACGTGGCCACCGACATCGACGGCAACCCACTGGCCGCGCGCGAGTACACCCCCATCACCGACGAGGACAAGGCTCTGGCGCTGCACGCCACGACCCTGCGCCAGCTCCGCAAGGAGTACGAGCCCATCCCGCTGGTGGAGCCCACCCCGCTGGACTTTAAGTTCCTCGCGGAGTAG
- a CDS encoding YgfZ/GcvT domain-containing protein, with translation MPLILEYGYDGVMLDSSELSPILDHEPGASNVADGAHALTAWHYGDPLVEQSRLDKPGAVGLVDGWDRVAIRITGGERLMWLNSLISQKVNAMRPEQVTEGLVLSAQGHVEHYFGITATEDALVLDVHVSRAEALLTYLTRMIFWADVQVEQVPWSRLSLIARHPIPDAQPAALLASDRRVGSWHVRDLWFSTDEITSAWDGLREQARPTGAMAARAVRLEARVPSLEDLDERTIPHEVPAFIGAGAVGATQREVEEEGPTDAAVHLNKGCYRGQETVSRVQNLGKAPRVLVLLTLDGSVNRLPEVGADVTAGGRTVGRVGSSTHHWEEGPIALALIKRAVVEKLATDPDQVPPLQADGIDVAIDPADVVKDEREAPGRAAIKRLKSVD, from the coding sequence ATGCCACTGATCTTAGAGTACGGCTACGATGGGGTCATGCTGGATTCTTCCGAACTGAGCCCGATCCTTGACCACGAACCAGGCGCCAGCAATGTTGCCGATGGCGCGCACGCCCTCACTGCCTGGCATTACGGGGATCCGCTGGTGGAGCAGTCCCGCCTGGACAAGCCGGGGGCGGTGGGGCTGGTGGATGGCTGGGATCGGGTGGCGATCCGCATCACTGGGGGCGAGCGGCTGATGTGGCTGAATTCGCTGATTTCGCAGAAGGTCAATGCCATGCGGCCGGAGCAGGTGACCGAGGGGCTGGTGCTGTCCGCGCAGGGCCACGTTGAGCATTATTTTGGCATCACCGCCACCGAGGATGCGCTGGTTTTAGACGTGCACGTATCCCGCGCCGAGGCGTTGCTGACCTATCTGACCCGCATGATCTTCTGGGCCGATGTGCAGGTGGAGCAGGTGCCCTGGTCCCGCCTGAGCCTGATTGCTCGCCATCCTATCCCCGACGCCCAGCCTGCTGCCCTCCTGGCCTCCGATCGCCGCGTGGGCTCGTGGCATGTGCGGGATCTGTGGTTTTCTACAGACGAGATCACGTCCGCGTGGGATGGCCTGCGGGAGCAGGCGCGTCCCACCGGCGCGATGGCTGCGCGAGCGGTGCGCCTTGAGGCGCGGGTTCCCAGCCTGGAGGATCTTGACGAGCGCACCATCCCGCACGAGGTTCCCGCGTTCATCGGCGCCGGCGCGGTGGGTGCCACGCAGCGCGAGGTGGAAGAGGAAGGCCCCACGGATGCGGCGGTGCACCTGAACAAGGGGTGCTACCGCGGCCAGGAGACGGTATCCCGCGTGCAGAACTTAGGCAAGGCCCCGCGTGTGCTGGTGCTGCTGACCCTGGACGGTTCGGTGAATCGCTTACCGGAGGTGGGGGCTGACGTCACCGCGGGCGGACGTACGGTGGGGCGCGTGGGCTCCTCCACGCACCATTGGGAGGAGGGGCCCATCGCGCTCGCGCTCATCAAGCGCGCGGTAGTGGAGAAGCTGGCGACGGATCCGGACCAGGTTCCGCCGCTGCAGGCCGACGGGATTGATGTGGCGATTGACCCCGCGGACGTGGTGAAGGACGAGCGGGAGGCCCCCGGGCGCGCGGCGATCAAGCGCCTGAAAAGCGTGGACTAG
- the purS gene encoding phosphoribosylformylglycinamidine synthase subunit PurS — MARVVVNVMPKQEILDPQGQAVVRALGRIGISGVKDVRQGKRFELEVEDGVSSEDLEKIAADLLANTVIEDYDIVVESARKEA; from the coding sequence ATGGCCCGTGTTGTAGTTAACGTCATGCCGAAGCAGGAAATTCTCGATCCCCAGGGCCAGGCTGTGGTCCGCGCGCTGGGGCGCATCGGAATCAGCGGAGTGAAGGATGTCCGTCAGGGCAAGCGCTTCGAACTCGAGGTGGAGGACGGGGTGTCCTCTGAGGACCTGGAGAAGATCGCCGCTGATCTTCTGGCCAACACTGTCATTGAGGACTACGACATCGTAGTCGAGTCTGCACGCAAGGAGGCTTAG
- the purF gene encoding amidophosphoribosyltransferase: MKESYAAPYDDHGDTEPREECGVFGVWAPGEDVSKLSYYGLYALQHRGQEAAGIAVGNGEQIVVFKDLGLVSQVFDEQSLESLNGHIGLGHCRYSTAGGASWDNAQPMFRISPNGTDIALGHNGNLVNYQDLVREAADKGLVNPTTHPSDSDVMCALLADAVDGETTVEDAAAELFPRVNGAFCVLFTDGDSLYAVRDPHGVRPLSLGQMPGGGWVVSSETSGLDIVGAEFVRDVEPGEMLIINQDGVRSRTIAQATPKGCVFEYVYLARPDSVIQGQSVNGTRVQIGRALAQESSAEGDLVIPVPESGTPAAVGYAQASGIPFGQGLVKNAYVGRTFIQPSQTIRQLGIRLKLNPLREVIQGKRLVVVDDSIVRGNTQRALIKMLRDAGAAEVHVRIASPPVKWPCFYGIDFASPDELIANTVDQKNPVEAICEEIGADSLAFVSEEAMIAASGQPESQLCKACFDGHYPLGLPGGNPHSEAVRRLQGSACDTADELDQFVNDVTDH; the protein is encoded by the coding sequence ATGAAGGAAAGTTACGCCGCTCCGTACGATGACCACGGGGACACGGAACCCCGCGAAGAGTGCGGTGTTTTTGGCGTATGGGCTCCAGGGGAAGATGTCTCGAAGCTATCCTATTACGGGCTGTACGCCCTGCAGCACCGCGGCCAGGAGGCCGCCGGTATCGCTGTGGGTAATGGGGAACAGATTGTTGTCTTTAAGGATCTGGGCCTGGTGAGCCAGGTCTTTGACGAACAATCTCTGGAATCTCTGAACGGGCACATCGGCTTGGGACATTGCCGCTACTCCACCGCAGGTGGAGCCAGCTGGGACAATGCCCAGCCGATGTTTCGCATTTCCCCGAATGGCACGGACATCGCCCTGGGGCACAACGGCAACCTGGTGAACTACCAGGACCTGGTGCGCGAGGCAGCGGACAAGGGGCTGGTGAACCCGACCACGCACCCGTCGGATTCCGACGTGATGTGTGCGCTGCTGGCGGACGCCGTGGATGGGGAGACCACCGTGGAGGACGCGGCGGCGGAGCTGTTCCCGCGCGTCAACGGCGCTTTCTGCGTGCTGTTCACCGATGGCGACTCCCTGTATGCCGTGCGCGATCCTCATGGTGTGCGCCCCCTGTCCTTGGGGCAGATGCCCGGCGGCGGCTGGGTGGTGTCCAGCGAGACCTCTGGCCTGGACATCGTGGGTGCCGAGTTCGTGCGGGACGTGGAGCCCGGCGAGATGCTCATCATCAACCAGGACGGCGTGCGCTCCCGCACGATCGCCCAGGCCACCCCGAAGGGCTGCGTATTTGAGTACGTGTACCTGGCCCGCCCGGACTCCGTGATCCAGGGGCAGTCCGTCAATGGCACCCGCGTGCAGATCGGACGCGCGCTGGCGCAGGAGTCCAGCGCGGAGGGCGACCTGGTGATCCCCGTGCCGGAATCCGGAACGCCTGCGGCCGTGGGCTACGCCCAGGCCTCCGGCATCCCCTTCGGGCAGGGCCTGGTAAAGAACGCCTATGTGGGCCGCACGTTCATCCAGCCTAGCCAGACGATCCGCCAGCTGGGTATCCGCCTGAAGCTGAACCCGCTGCGCGAGGTGATTCAGGGCAAGCGGCTGGTGGTGGTGGATGACTCGATCGTGCGCGGAAACACCCAGCGCGCGCTGATTAAGATGCTGCGGGATGCCGGCGCTGCCGAAGTGCACGTCCGTATCGCCTCACCGCCGGTGAAGTGGCCATGCTTCTATGGCATTGACTTCGCCTCCCCCGACGAGCTCATTGCCAACACCGTGGATCAGAAGAACCCCGTGGAGGCGATCTGCGAGGAGATCGGGGCGGACTCTCTGGCGTTTGTCTCCGAGGAGGCGATGATCGCCGCCTCGGGCCAGCCGGAGAGCCAGCTGTGCAAGGCGTGCTTCGACGGCCACTACCCACTGGGCCTTCCGGGCGGCAACCCCCATTCGGAGGCGGTCCGGCGGCTGCAGGGCAGCGCGTGCGATACAGCCGATGAGCTCGACCAGTTTGTCAACGACGTCACAGATCACTAG
- a CDS encoding DUF3073 domain-containing protein → MGRGRAKAKQAKVARQLKYNTPEMDLERLQRELAGGSDRDQQADEYNDEYSDEPWSEYIDDDEDEPQR, encoded by the coding sequence ATGGGTCGTGGTCGCGCTAAGGCAAAGCAGGCAAAGGTCGCTCGTCAGCTGAAGTACAACACTCCAGAGATGGATCTGGAACGTTTGCAGCGAGAGCTGGCCGGGGGGTCCGACCGTGACCAGCAGGCTGACGAGTACAACGACGAGTACTCCGACGAGCCATGGTCCGAGTACATCGACGACGATGAGGACGAGCCTCAGCGCTAA
- a CDS encoding FABP family protein has product MTDTQNTPGDKLNPDAALDRAAEAAKNTADKNVPDFGDLPIPADTANLRLGPNLHDGLLALLPLIGVWRGQGQAAHPGEEEFTFGQQLVFAHDGENRISFESRTWRMGEDGEPLDTPGRRETGFWRINDADEIELIITHSDGMVEILYGKPLSERAWELESASTMVTATGPAALGPGKRLYGLMPNNDLGWVDERMIDGEMVPWQSAQLHRVVG; this is encoded by the coding sequence ATGACTGATACCCAGAACACCCCAGGAGACAAGCTGAATCCCGATGCTGCGCTGGACCGCGCGGCGGAGGCGGCGAAGAACACCGCCGATAAGAACGTGCCGGACTTCGGCGATCTGCCAATCCCCGCGGACACCGCGAATCTGCGCCTGGGCCCCAACCTGCACGACGGGCTTTTGGCCCTGCTGCCGCTGATCGGCGTGTGGCGTGGGCAGGGCCAGGCGGCCCACCCCGGCGAGGAGGAGTTTACCTTCGGCCAGCAGCTGGTGTTCGCCCACGACGGCGAGAACCGCATCTCTTTTGAGTCCCGCACCTGGCGGATGGGCGAGGACGGCGAGCCGTTGGACACGCCGGGCCGCCGCGAGACCGGCTTCTGGCGCATCAACGACGCCGACGAGATCGAGCTGATCATCACCCACTCGGACGGCATGGTGGAGATTCTGTACGGCAAGCCGCTGTCGGAGCGCGCCTGGGAGCTGGAGTCCGCCTCCACGATGGTCACGGCCACGGGGCCTGCGGCCTTGGGCCCCGGCAAGCGCTTGTACGGCCTGATGCCGAACAACGACCTGGGCTGGGTGGACGAGCGCATGATCGACGGCGAGATGGTGCCGTGGCAGTCCGCGCAGCTGCACCGTGTGGTTGGCTAG
- the purQ gene encoding phosphoribosylformylglycinamidine synthase subunit PurQ, protein MTARIGVITFPGTLDDVDAARAVRLAGGEPVELWHADEDLKNVDAVVVPGGFSYGDYLRAGAIASIAPAMRSVVEAAGRGVPVLGICNGFQILQEAGLLPGALTRNEGLHFICRDVYLDVESTDTPWTSGFEKGSKILVPSKHGEGRFQADEETLKELEGEGRVVFRYQVNHNGSRNAIAGVSNKQGNVVGLMPHPEHAVEELTGPSLDGLGLFTSVLRSF, encoded by the coding sequence GTGACTGCACGCATTGGCGTGATCACCTTCCCCGGCACTCTGGATGACGTCGACGCCGCCCGCGCCGTGCGTCTCGCCGGAGGCGAGCCAGTGGAACTGTGGCACGCGGACGAGGATCTGAAGAATGTCGACGCCGTGGTCGTCCCCGGAGGCTTCTCCTATGGTGACTACTTGCGCGCGGGTGCGATCGCGTCGATCGCGCCGGCGATGCGTTCCGTGGTGGAGGCGGCCGGGCGTGGTGTGCCTGTGCTGGGCATCTGCAACGGTTTCCAGATCCTGCAGGAGGCGGGTCTGTTGCCGGGCGCGCTGACGCGCAACGAGGGTCTGCACTTCATCTGCCGTGATGTGTACCTGGACGTGGAGAGCACGGACACGCCGTGGACCAGCGGTTTTGAGAAGGGCTCAAAGATTCTTGTGCCGTCGAAGCACGGCGAGGGTCGATTCCAGGCGGATGAGGAGACTCTCAAGGAGCTCGAGGGGGAGGGCCGCGTGGTGTTCCGCTACCAGGTCAACCACAACGGGTCCCGCAACGCGATCGCGGGCGTGAGCAACAAGCAGGGCAATGTTGTGGGCTTGATGCCGCACCCTGAACACGCTGTGGAGGAGCTGACCGGCCCATCGCTGGATGGTTTGGGGCTGTTTACGTCTGTACTGAGGAGCTTTTAA
- the purL gene encoding phosphoribosylformylglycinamidine synthase subunit PurL gives MIKNDTVADAQANPDVEQPYAELGLKDDEYARIKEILGRRPTDAELSMYSIMWSEHCSYKSSKTHLRYFGETTTEEMKSKMLAGIGENAGVIDIGDGHAVTFKVESHNHPSYVEPYQGAATGVGGIVRDIMAMGARPVAVMDQLRFGPAEAPDTARVLPGVVAGVGGYGNSLGLPNIGGETVFDESYAGNPLVNALCVGTLKVEDLKLAFASGTGNRVILFGSRTGLDGIGGVSVLASDTFEEGAERKLPAVQVGDPFAEKVLIECCLDLYRAGVVVGIQDLGGAGLTCATSELASAGDGGMHINLDNVHLRAENMTATEILASESQERMCAVVTPDNVDAFMEICRKWDVLASDIGCVTDGDHLVIEHQGEIVVDAPPRTMAEEGPVYERPYERPAEQDDLQTEADLERPTTSQAVRQTVLDMAASPALCSREFITEQYDRYVRGNTIAAKDADAGVLRIDEESGRGIAVSTDASGRYTRLDPYTGAQLALAEAYRNVAITGATPVAVSNCLNFGSPEEPAVMWQFKEAVHGLADGCATMETPVTGGNVSFYNQTGSTAILPTPVVAVLGTIDDVATRIPQRVPASVEEPLHLILAGAETQDELGGSIWQQVAHQNLSGLPPQVNLQVEKQLGAFLSANRERIVAAHDLSEGGLSQAVVEMAVPGEGLGMTLNPVLSLHYSAVLRNEEDVDAMDRIVAHEIGAVLEGEELGEEALQKLTEQVNQADKLSLVEQGFISLFSETASRVLLAVRPSEYKDVMMSLADHGLTGGWIGLTGTTDQEGEPVVRYSDSAFPATPFADGAALDQSRAVESADSFDITFSVEELRTAWTSTLPALFSHAAGNNSVIE, from the coding sequence ATGATTAAGAACGATACTGTTGCGGACGCGCAGGCCAACCCGGATGTTGAGCAGCCCTACGCGGAGCTGGGTCTGAAGGACGACGAGTACGCGCGCATCAAGGAGATCCTGGGCCGCCGTCCCACGGACGCCGAGCTGTCCATGTACTCCATCATGTGGTCGGAGCACTGCTCCTACAAGTCCTCCAAGACGCATTTGCGCTACTTCGGTGAGACCACCACGGAGGAGATGAAGTCCAAGATGCTGGCCGGCATTGGTGAGAATGCCGGTGTGATTGACATCGGGGATGGCCACGCGGTGACGTTCAAGGTGGAGTCCCACAACCACCCGTCGTATGTGGAGCCGTACCAGGGTGCGGCCACGGGTGTGGGCGGCATTGTCCGCGACATCATGGCGATGGGTGCCCGTCCGGTTGCGGTGATGGATCAGCTGCGCTTCGGTCCGGCTGAGGCTCCGGATACCGCGCGCGTCCTGCCGGGCGTGGTCGCTGGTGTGGGTGGCTACGGTAACTCGTTGGGCCTGCCGAACATTGGTGGCGAGACAGTCTTCGACGAGTCCTATGCAGGAAACCCCCTGGTCAACGCCCTGTGTGTGGGCACGTTGAAGGTGGAGGACCTGAAGCTGGCCTTCGCCTCGGGTACGGGTAACCGTGTGATCCTCTTCGGATCCCGCACGGGGTTGGATGGCATTGGTGGTGTGTCGGTGTTGGCGTCGGACACCTTCGAGGAAGGTGCCGAGCGCAAGCTTCCCGCCGTGCAGGTGGGCGACCCCTTCGCGGAGAAGGTGCTCATCGAGTGCTGCCTGGATCTGTACCGCGCCGGAGTGGTGGTGGGTATCCAGGACCTCGGTGGTGCGGGTCTGACGTGTGCTACCTCTGAGCTGGCGTCCGCGGGTGATGGCGGCATGCACATCAACCTGGACAACGTGCACCTGCGCGCGGAGAACATGACCGCCACGGAGATTCTGGCGTCCGAGTCCCAGGAGCGCATGTGTGCTGTGGTGACCCCGGATAACGTGGACGCGTTCATGGAGATTTGCCGCAAGTGGGATGTGCTGGCGTCGGATATTGGGTGCGTGACGGACGGCGATCACCTGGTGATTGAGCACCAGGGTGAGATCGTGGTGGACGCCCCGCCGCGCACCATGGCCGAGGAGGGTCCGGTGTACGAGCGCCCGTATGAGCGCCCGGCCGAGCAGGATGACCTGCAGACCGAGGCGGATCTGGAACGCCCGACCACCAGCCAGGCGGTGCGCCAGACTGTGCTGGATATGGCGGCGTCCCCGGCGCTGTGCTCGCGTGAATTCATCACCGAGCAATATGACCGTTACGTCCGCGGTAATACCATCGCCGCGAAGGATGCCGACGCCGGCGTGCTGCGTATCGACGAGGAGTCCGGCCGCGGCATCGCGGTGTCCACGGACGCCTCCGGCCGATACACCCGCCTGGATCCGTACACGGGCGCGCAGCTGGCGTTGGCTGAGGCCTACCGCAACGTGGCCATCACGGGTGCTACCCCGGTGGCTGTGTCCAACTGCCTGAACTTCGGGTCCCCGGAGGAGCCTGCGGTGATGTGGCAGTTCAAGGAGGCCGTGCATGGCCTGGCGGATGGCTGCGCCACCATGGAAACGCCCGTGACCGGCGGTAACGTGTCCTTCTACAACCAGACCGGCAGCACCGCGATTCTGCCCACCCCGGTGGTAGCGGTGCTGGGCACCATCGATGACGTGGCCACCCGGATTCCGCAGCGCGTGCCGGCGTCCGTGGAGGAGCCGCTGCACCTGATCCTGGCGGGTGCCGAGACCCAGGACGAGCTGGGCGGTTCCATCTGGCAGCAGGTGGCACACCAGAACCTCTCCGGCCTGCCGCCGCAGGTGAACCTGCAGGTGGAGAAGCAGCTGGGCGCGTTCCTGTCCGCGAACCGCGAGCGCATCGTTGCCGCGCACGACCTGTCTGAGGGCGGCCTGTCCCAGGCTGTCGTGGAGATGGCCGTGCCAGGTGAGGGCCTGGGCATGACGCTCAACCCTGTGCTGTCCCTGCACTACTCTGCGGTGCTGCGCAACGAGGAGGACGTCGATGCGATGGACCGTATTGTCGCCCACGAGATCGGCGCGGTGCTGGAGGGCGAGGAGCTGGGCGAGGAAGCCTTGCAAAAGCTCACGGAGCAGGTGAACCAGGCGGACAAGCTCAGCCTGGTGGAGCAGGGCTTCATCTCCCTGTTCTCCGAGACGGCGTCCCGCGTGCTGCTGGCCGTGCGCCCGTCCGAGTACAAGGACGTGATGATGTCCCTGGCAGACCATGGCCTGACCGGCGGCTGGATCGGCCTGACGGGCACCACCGACCAGGAGGGCGAGCCTGTGGTGCGCTACTCCGACTCAGCGTTCCCCGCCACCCCGTTTGCGGACGGTGCGGCGCTGGATCAGTCCCGGGCGGTGGAGTCCGCGGACTCCTTCGACATCACCTTCAGCGTGGAGGAGCTGCGCACCGCGTGGACGTCCACGCTGCCCGCGCTGTTTAGCCACGCGGCGGGCAACAACTCGGTGATTGAGTAG
- the purM gene encoding phosphoribosylformylglycinamidine cyclo-ligase, translating to MSQNTNPSQGTSYAAAGVDIEAGDKAVELFAPLAKKATRPEVRGGLGGFAGLFALGEYDKPLLAASSDGVGTKLAVAQAMDKHDTIGKDLVAMCVDDLVVCGAEPLFLQDYIAIGKVVPEHVASIVAGVAAGCEDAGCALLGGETAEHPGVMKEGEYDVSATAVGVVEEDKVLGPDRVRPGDVVIAMASSGLHSNGYSLARHVLLDTAQLPLDGHIEELGRTLGEELLEPTYIYAKDCLDLAAECEVHTFAHITGGGLANNLARVIPEGLVAELQRNSWTPGPIFDLIARTGNVAQEEMEKTFNMGVGMVAVVSEEDAERAMAILTARHMKVWRLGEVRTVADGEESGAFLSGSHPQV from the coding sequence ATGAGCCAGAACACCAACCCTTCCCAGGGCACCTCCTATGCCGCGGCCGGCGTGGACATCGAAGCCGGCGATAAGGCAGTAGAGCTGTTCGCACCGCTGGCGAAGAAGGCCACCCGCCCCGAGGTGCGTGGCGGCCTGGGTGGCTTCGCCGGACTGTTCGCGCTGGGCGAGTACGACAAGCCGTTGCTGGCAGCCTCCTCCGACGGCGTGGGCACCAAGCTCGCCGTGGCACAGGCGATGGATAAGCACGACACCATTGGTAAGGACCTGGTGGCCATGTGCGTGGACGACCTGGTGGTGTGCGGCGCGGAGCCTCTCTTCCTGCAGGACTACATTGCGATCGGCAAGGTTGTCCCAGAGCACGTGGCCTCCATCGTGGCCGGTGTGGCCGCGGGTTGTGAGGACGCCGGCTGCGCCCTGCTCGGCGGCGAGACCGCCGAGCACCCCGGCGTGATGAAGGAAGGCGAGTACGACGTCTCCGCTACCGCCGTGGGCGTGGTGGAAGAGGATAAGGTGCTGGGCCCAGATCGGGTTCGCCCGGGTGATGTGGTCATCGCGATGGCCTCCAGCGGTCTGCACTCCAACGGCTACTCCCTGGCACGCCACGTGCTGCTGGACACCGCCCAGCTGCCGCTGGATGGGCACATCGAGGAGCTCGGCCGGACCCTCGGCGAGGAGCTGCTGGAGCCCACCTACATCTACGCGAAGGACTGCCTGGATCTGGCGGCGGAGTGCGAGGTGCACACCTTCGCGCACATCACCGGTGGTGGACTGGCGAACAACCTCGCCCGCGTGATCCCAGAAGGCTTGGTTGCAGAGCTGCAGCGCAATAGCTGGACGCCTGGTCCAATCTTCGACCTGATCGCGCGCACCGGCAACGTCGCCCAGGAAGAGATGGAGAAGACCTTCAACATGGGCGTAGGTATGGTTGCCGTGGTATCCGAAGAGGATGCTGAGCGTGCCATGGCGATCCTCACCGCACGCCACATGAAGGTATGGCGTTTGGGTGAGGTACGTACTGTGGCTGATGGGGAAGAATCCGGGGCGTTCCTCAGCGGATCCCACCCTCAGGTGTAG